In Pedobacter sp. WC2423, the following are encoded in one genomic region:
- a CDS encoding DUF3419 family protein, with the protein MNSEFYNLDLDHIRYSLVWEDSQTLYRSLKISTNDHLLVITSAGCNALNILLKHPASVTATDLNPVQNKMLLLKKQVILNFDYALYHDLLGLAGAVAVNEAKQRILPTLTAADQAFWTTFLEENPGGLLLSGKLEKFMMAFHQSLGQEQQELIHQLITFDTIDAQYKFFLEKLDNSSFKQTFIAYFSNENLSSGRDPKLLKHVDESGGIVFYKRLLLQVSSSLLKENFYFRFIFFGLQNLPHHVLPPCYRRENYSILRKNMDRLQVIQGEAVEYLLSVPGLKITKASLSNIFEYISHEEFQKVCLALAKHPERDLQLIFWNLLNIQGENFLPSVNRIKLKSQSLSQESCFYFKNKVQIQFVPVPSLHLT; encoded by the coding sequence ATGAACTCAGAGTTTTATAACCTGGACCTTGACCACATCCGTTATTCGCTGGTGTGGGAAGATAGTCAAACACTTTACAGATCGCTTAAGATCAGTACAAATGATCATTTACTGGTCATTACTTCTGCAGGTTGTAATGCTTTAAATATTTTGCTTAAGCATCCGGCAAGCGTCACTGCAACCGATTTAAATCCTGTTCAGAACAAGATGCTGCTACTCAAAAAGCAGGTTATCCTGAACTTCGATTACGCGCTTTACCATGATTTACTTGGACTAGCCGGAGCAGTAGCTGTAAACGAAGCTAAACAACGGATTTTACCCACTTTAACGGCAGCAGATCAGGCTTTCTGGACAACTTTTCTGGAAGAAAATCCCGGAGGGCTGCTACTCTCAGGAAAGCTGGAAAAATTTATGATGGCATTTCATCAGTCGCTCGGCCAGGAGCAGCAAGAATTGATTCATCAGCTCATCACTTTTGATACGATTGATGCACAATACAAATTCTTCCTGGAAAAACTGGATAACAGCAGTTTCAAGCAAACATTTATCGCTTATTTCAGTAATGAAAACCTGAGCAGCGGCAGAGATCCTAAATTATTAAAACACGTAGATGAATCGGGTGGAATCGTCTTTTATAAGCGCCTTCTTTTACAAGTCAGTTCAAGCTTATTAAAAGAGAACTTCTATTTCCGTTTTATCTTTTTTGGGCTGCAGAACCTTCCGCACCATGTATTACCTCCATGTTACAGACGGGAAAACTACAGTATCCTGAGAAAAAACATGGACAGGTTACAGGTTATCCAGGGAGAAGCAGTGGAATACCTTTTATCAGTGCCTGGTTTAAAAATCACAAAAGCCAGTCTCTCTAATATTTTCGAATACATCAGTCATGAAGAATTTCAGAAAGTCTGTTTAGCACTGGCAAAACATCCGGAGCGCGATTTACAACTGATTTTCTGGAATTTACTGAATATCCAGGGAGAGAACTTCCTTCCATCAGTAAACCGGATCAAATTGAAAAGTCAAAGTCTGTCACAGGAAAGCTGTTTCTATTTCAAGAATAAAGTACAAATACAGTTTGTCCCGGTCCCGTCATTACATCTAACCTAA
- a CDS encoding AMP-binding protein → MINFYNVIHTMLTRPGIRELIIPADPQELPITNQELLQNISGYRYLLQQHVVPGDSVLLAIPVSPVSISALLAIQSTGAIPVLPPAISDLPALFKLLKSQKINVIIAEEQMHQQLGAELASAGIHCLFLKQETSRETDWEAVLVNPDQPALVTFSSGTTGEPKSVLRSHRVITAQHQILKKVFPPQTDLRDFSIFPNVILHNIAAGITTVVPGIPGFQMSQLKAENIILQLSAQQIGTLTGNVFYFRTILAYLKAHPQSFPKVRQIGIGGSPVPEDLLPELRLYFPESAFHIIYGSSEAEPIAVRKINGTAKNPTNGYCVGKPVETLELRINEAVTIHTAGGTFNSGEIEVRGAHVATSHQDGWLRTGDIGYLSADKELYLTARIGNEKAHLGIQHYQIEHLLILHHQVAQVAAIAAEDGFDIFIQGTLKHHEAERILAKNFPAGLINSVQFQTEIQVDNRHHSKILYHKINELRVL, encoded by the coding sequence GTGATTAATTTCTACAACGTTATCCATACCATGCTCACCAGACCTGGGATCCGGGAGCTAATCATCCCTGCCGACCCGCAGGAGCTGCCAATTACCAACCAGGAGCTATTGCAAAATATCTCCGGTTACCGGTATTTACTACAGCAGCACGTGGTGCCCGGAGATTCCGTTTTACTGGCTATCCCTGTAAGCCCGGTTTCTATCAGCGCATTGCTGGCGATACAAAGTACAGGCGCAATTCCAGTGCTGCCCCCTGCCATCTCAGACCTGCCTGCCCTGTTTAAACTGCTGAAATCGCAAAAGATCAATGTGATTATTGCTGAGGAACAAATGCACCAGCAATTGGGAGCCGAATTAGCATCAGCGGGTATTCATTGCTTGTTTCTGAAGCAGGAAACCAGCAGAGAAACTGACTGGGAGGCTGTTTTAGTAAATCCTGATCAGCCTGCACTGGTTACTTTTAGTTCAGGAACAACGGGAGAACCAAAAAGTGTACTCAGAAGTCACCGTGTAATTACAGCGCAACACCAGATCCTTAAAAAAGTATTTCCACCACAAACAGACCTGCGTGATTTCTCTATATTCCCTAATGTGATCCTGCATAACATTGCAGCAGGAATTACTACGGTTGTTCCCGGTATTCCTGGATTTCAGATGAGCCAGTTGAAAGCCGAAAACATCATTCTGCAACTTTCTGCCCAGCAAATTGGCACATTAACGGGCAATGTGTTTTATTTCAGGACCATCCTCGCTTATTTAAAAGCACATCCGCAATCCTTCCCTAAAGTGAGGCAAATTGGAATCGGAGGCTCTCCTGTACCTGAAGATCTTCTGCCAGAACTCCGTCTTTATTTTCCTGAATCAGCATTTCATATTATTTATGGTTCCTCTGAGGCAGAGCCTATCGCAGTAAGAAAAATAAACGGAACAGCTAAAAACCCAACAAATGGCTACTGTGTAGGAAAGCCGGTAGAAACACTGGAACTCAGGATCAATGAAGCTGTAACAATACATACTGCTGGCGGAACATTTAATTCGGGCGAAATAGAAGTCAGGGGTGCACATGTAGCCACTTCACATCAGGACGGCTGGCTCAGAACAGGTGATATTGGTTATTTGTCAGCAGATAAAGAACTTTACCTCACAGCCAGAATAGGAAATGAAAAAGCACATCTGGGCATACAGCATTACCAGATTGAACATTTACTAATACTGCATCACCAGGTTGCCCAGGTTGCCGCAATAGCTGCTGAGGATGGTTTTGATATTTTTATCCAGGGTACTCTAAAGCACCATGAAGCTGAACGGATTTTAGCCAAAAACTTCCCTGCCGGGTTAATTAACAGTGTACAGTTTCAAACCGAAATTCAGGTTGACAACAGACATCATTCTAAAATTTTATACCACAAAATAAATGAACTCAGAGTTTTATAA
- a CDS encoding SDR family oxidoreductase, whose protein sequence is MENLLITGLTGILGRHVLYELLAEYASGIKKGRLFLVVRSGAKESASQRISSLLSNPFKPAYLDVYAVEQLLSFIEIIDSDLRDLKKSQFLKSKSGDYLHVIHIAAITNLNTADSALQDVHDFNYSTTLELMEQLKNIPHKFIFISSAFSCGIQTGLIDSDYRRFGQSGELLPFSSLSAYRNHYEFYKAMAEHQVIQHCEGNQIAWQILRPSVICGRLLAAPLYYLPLFNVFYELGRIVNKGLQRYKEHDIKKIRIAGDHKSTLNIVPVDYVAKAILAVFRRDDVKQLSIVNSAPLSNAYLIKHSIHRLGLECKLVDSTPENMNLLEELYYKSAGKWLSRYLNTTSYNFDAAPLRKLIPHIPEPDIQNTFEELYEYALQHNFENPELSLSTSSL, encoded by the coding sequence ATGGAAAATTTACTGATTACTGGCCTTACCGGCATACTTGGCCGTCATGTACTTTATGAATTATTAGCCGAATATGCCAGCGGAATAAAAAAAGGCAGGTTATTTCTCGTTGTCAGGTCTGGTGCCAAAGAGAGTGCAAGCCAAAGGATCAGTTCTTTATTATCAAATCCGTTCAAACCTGCCTATCTGGATGTTTATGCTGTAGAACAGTTATTATCATTTATTGAGATTATTGATTCTGATTTAAGAGACCTGAAGAAAAGCCAGTTCCTGAAGTCAAAATCAGGCGACTATCTGCATGTGATCCATATTGCAGCAATCACTAACTTGAACACAGCCGATTCAGCTTTACAGGACGTTCACGATTTCAACTATTCCACCACACTGGAGTTAATGGAACAACTGAAAAATATCCCGCATAAATTCATCTTTATCAGTTCTGCATTTTCATGTGGTATACAAACTGGATTAATTGATAGTGATTACCGTCGTTTTGGACAAAGCGGAGAATTATTACCATTCAGCAGTCTGTCTGCTTACCGGAATCATTATGAGTTTTACAAAGCAATGGCTGAGCACCAGGTTATTCAGCATTGCGAAGGGAATCAAATCGCCTGGCAGATTCTGCGTCCTTCGGTAATTTGCGGCAGATTGTTAGCTGCCCCTTTATACTACCTGCCTCTGTTCAATGTCTTTTATGAACTTGGCAGAATTGTCAACAAGGGCTTACAACGCTATAAAGAGCATGATATAAAAAAAATCCGGATCGCGGGCGATCATAAAAGCACTTTGAATATCGTTCCGGTTGATTATGTAGCCAAAGCGATTTTAGCCGTATTTCGCCGGGATGATGTTAAACAGCTCAGCATTGTTAATTCAGCACCTCTGAGCAATGCCTACCTGATTAAACATTCGATCCACAGACTGGGCCTTGAATGTAAGCTTGTGGATTCAACTCCTGAAAACATGAACCTGCTGGAAGAATTGTATTATAAAAGTGCCGGAAAATGGTTATCACGTTATCTGAATACCACCTCCTATAACTTTGATGCCGCTCCGCTGCGAAAACTCATTCCACATATTCCTGAACCGGATATTCAAAATACTTTTGAAGAATTGTATGAGTATGCTTTACAGCACAATTTCGAAAATCCTGAACTTTCACTAAGCACTTCTTCGCTGTGA
- a CDS encoding helix-turn-helix domain-containing protein: MKNEYYKYLCVSEEDANWGLYVLYVGYTSVAAHAQYPQEYYPSHHYFTWKSGRILDEYQILYITRGEGYFESDSHKQKVTAGTIIILFPGEKHRYIPDPDIGWDEYWIGIRGSIIDNHVHHKFFNRENPCINIGVNEKVVDLFNLIIDKTRGKNKEDQPMMSGVALHLLGILYYMVKQKSQESEQKDLIMNQARDLFNSNISKDFSPKMAAEQLKIGYSLFRKLFKNYTGLSPGQYFIQVKIEKAKNLLENQSLSIKEIAYDLKFDSCFYFSKLFKQKTGMSPTIYRKKSATC, from the coding sequence ATGAAAAACGAATATTACAAATATTTGTGTGTGAGTGAGGAGGATGCTAACTGGGGCCTGTATGTTTTATACGTTGGCTATACCAGTGTTGCAGCCCATGCTCAATATCCACAGGAATATTATCCATCACACCATTATTTTACCTGGAAATCAGGTCGCATACTCGATGAGTACCAGATTTTATACATTACCCGTGGTGAAGGGTATTTTGAATCGGACAGCCATAAACAAAAGGTAACCGCCGGCACCATAATAATTTTGTTCCCCGGCGAGAAGCACCGGTATATACCTGATCCGGATATTGGATGGGATGAATACTGGATTGGGATCAGGGGCAGTATTATTGATAACCATGTACACCACAAGTTTTTTAACCGGGAGAATCCGTGTATCAACATCGGGGTGAATGAAAAGGTGGTCGATCTTTTTAATTTGATTATTGATAAAACCAGGGGTAAAAATAAAGAAGACCAACCCATGATGTCGGGTGTAGCTTTACATCTGCTGGGCATACTTTATTATATGGTGAAACAGAAAAGTCAGGAGAGTGAACAGAAAGATCTGATCATGAACCAGGCGAGGGATTTGTTCAACTCTAATATCTCCAAAGACTTTTCCCCTAAAATGGCTGCGGAGCAACTGAAAATAGGTTACTCTTTATTCCGTAAGCTCTTTAAAAATTATACCGGTTTATCACCTGGACAATATTTTATTCAGGTAAAGATAGAAAAAGCTAAAAACCTGCTGGAAAATCAAAGTTTATCCATCAAAGAAATTGCCTATGATCTGAAATTCGACTCTTGTTTTTATTTCTCCAAATTATTCAAGCAGAAAACCGGCATGAGCCCAACCATCTACAGAAAAAAGTCAGCTACTTGCTAA
- a CDS encoding Ku protein: MRSLWNGAIGFGLVNIPVKLFSAVQQSHLDLDMLDSKDHSRIKFQRINEKTRKEVPFDKIVKGYLLNDNYVVLDEQDFEDAAPDKSKMISLENFVDLQEINPIYYETSYYAQPEKQGKKAYALLLKALVKSKKAGVARFVLRNTENLCIIHPLNDILVITKIRFAEEIRSGEELKIPETDTITKKELEVGMALIKQYSSAFDIKGFKDEYSKELLKIIKAKAKGKRATVKKLKPREEETNDDLYSQLMQSLEGRKGA, encoded by the coding sequence GTACAGCAGAGTCATCTGGATTTAGATATGCTGGATAGTAAAGATCACTCCAGGATCAAATTTCAGCGGATCAATGAGAAGACAAGAAAAGAAGTCCCTTTTGATAAAATTGTAAAAGGATATCTGCTGAATGATAATTATGTAGTACTCGATGAACAGGATTTTGAAGATGCAGCCCCGGATAAAAGCAAAATGATCTCCCTGGAGAATTTTGTGGATTTACAGGAAATCAATCCGATTTATTATGAGACTTCTTATTATGCCCAACCAGAGAAACAGGGAAAAAAAGCTTATGCTTTATTACTAAAGGCTTTAGTGAAATCTAAAAAAGCTGGTGTAGCCAGGTTTGTATTGAGGAATACAGAGAATTTATGCATTATTCACCCTTTAAACGATATTTTGGTGATCACAAAAATCAGGTTTGCGGAAGAAATAAGATCTGGTGAAGAACTTAAAATCCCCGAAACTGATACGATTACCAAAAAGGAACTCGAGGTAGGTATGGCACTGATTAAACAGTATAGTTCAGCATTTGATATAAAGGGTTTCAAAGATGAATACAGTAAAGAACTTTTGAAAATTATCAAGGCGAAAGCCAAAGGCAAAAGGGCTACTGTAAAAAAATTGAAACCCCGGGAAGAAGAGACGAATGATGATCTGTACAGCCAGCTCATGCAAAGCCTGGAAGGCAGAAAAGGAGCTTAG